The following proteins are encoded in a genomic region of Ferrimicrobium acidiphilum DSM 19497:
- a CDS encoding HPr family phosphocarrier protein, giving the protein MAARRLRVIDPSGLHARPAARFVRAMHAAGVEGTVSKGDKVASVGSILEILGLGVDAGEVIVLDLSEQADDVIASLADLIEPCNDNGESL; this is encoded by the coding sequence ATGGCAGCTAGACGATTGCGAGTTATTGACCCATCGGGACTCCATGCCAGACCTGCAGCTCGGTTCGTAAGGGCTATGCATGCTGCAGGAGTAGAAGGCACGGTGTCCAAGGGCGACAAGGTGGCTAGTGTTGGTAGCATTCTGGAGATTCTTGGCCTTGGAGTCGATGCCGGGGAGGTGATCGTACTGGACCTTAGCGAACAGGCCGACGATGTCATTGCTAGTCTCGCTGACCTTATTGAGCCCTGCAATGATAATGGTGAGAGCTTGTGA